In one Lycium barbarum isolate Lr01 chromosome 7, ASM1917538v2, whole genome shotgun sequence genomic region, the following are encoded:
- the LOC132601672 gene encoding uncharacterized protein LOC132601672 — translation METSTDIVISCGIIQSLSILSNDSPLKRVNVIVARKMVAAVSSSNEGKENILCNMEDLEESVDPKLEQVNIEAGVSPKSKCKSMKKGKKAMIQQMKEALSVWSKEAFSDIFRQLIIMEDIVRIKEQLFEEEPTVENRTVLQLCALPKFEEVKRAVFELRGDNVCGPDGLSGTFYHACWDIIGVDVFMLVKAFYEGHTLPKSITHTNLVLLPKKPLVQSFADLRPISLSNFINKVISRVLHARLYSILPQLISINQSGFVKRRSIIENVLLTQELVTDIRKKGRSTNVIIKLDMAKAYDLTKVMEKWALQENLWIRFGDCWPTIAVEVLSRSVNSLFEDEQYRSYGMPKWSANLNRLAHSDDTVIFTSTDKVSLEMIMSILKEYEKVSGQLINRDKSSFYMHQNTTASLFQEVENITGFSRAHEGGLGFRSLFDMSKALFTKLWWRFRTGGTIWATYMWNKYCKRKIPTLVQWNGGSQLWKNMLEARDAIEHEYGGNQ, via the exons ATGGAAACATCTACAGATATTGTGATTAGTTGTGGTATAATTCAATCTTTGTCTATTCTTAGCAATGACTCACCTTTAAAGAGGGTTAATGTTATAGTAGCTCGTAAAATGGTGGCAGCAGTAAGTAGCTCTAATGAAGGAAAGGAGAATATTCTATGTAACATGGAAGACTTAGAGGAATCTGTGGATCCGAAACTTGAACAAGTGAATATTGAGGCTGGTGTTTCTCCTAAGTCAAAGTGTAAAAGTATGAAGAAAGGCAAAAAGGCTATG ATCCAGCAGATGAAAGAAGCTTTATCAGTATGGAGTAAGGAAGCTTTTAGTGACATTTTCAGGCAACTCATAATTATGGAGGATATTGTGAGAATTAAAGAGCAACTCTTTGAAGAAGAACCTACAGTGGAGAATAGAACTGTCCTACAA TTGTGTGCTTTGCCTAAATTTGAAGAAGTAAAAAGAGCAGTATTTGAGCTTAGGGGTGACAATGTTTGTGGTCCAGATGGACTTTCAGGTACATTCTATCATGCATGTTGGGATATAATAGGTGTGGATGTCTTTATGTTGGTCAAGGCATTTTATGAAGGGCATACACTTCCTAAATCAATTACTCATACTAATCTTGTACTTCTTCCAAAGAAACCACTTGTTCAAAGTTTTGCTGATCTCAGGCCTATCAGCTTGAGCAATTTTATCAATAAGGTGATTTCAAGAGTGTTACATGCGAGGCTTTATAGTATTTTACCACAGTTGATATCCATTAATCAATCAGGTTTTGTTAAAAGAAGAAGTATTATTGAAAATGTATTGCTTACACAAGAACTAGTGACTGATATTAGGAAGAAAGGAAGATCTACAAATGTTATTATAAAGTTAGATATGGCCAAGGCCTATGATCTAACTAAGGTTATGGAGAAATGGGCTTTGCAGGAGAATTTGTGGATTAGATTTGGAGATTGTTGGCCAACAATTG CTGTAGAAGTTTTGTCAAGAAGCGTTAACTCTTTATTTGAGGATGAGCAATACAGAAGCTATGgaatgccaaagtggagtgccAATTTAAACCGCTTGGCCCATTCTGATGATACTGTCATTTTTACTTCTACTGATAAGGTTTCTTTGGAGATGATTATGTCTATATTGAAGGAATATGAGAAGGTGTCAGGGCAGTTGATCAATAGGGACAAAAGTTCTTTTTATATGCATCAGAATACAACAGCTTCTTTGTTTCAAGAGGTTGAAAACATTACTGGATTTTCTAGAGCT CATGAAGGTGGCTTGGGGTTTAGATCTTTATTTGATATGTCTAAGGCCTTGTTTACAAAGTTATGGTGGAGGTTTAGAACAGGAGGGACTATATGGGCCACTTATATGTGGAACAAGTATTGTAAAAGGAAGATTCCGACTCTGGTACAATGGAATGGAGGCTCACAACTTTGGAAAAACATGTTGGAGGCCAGAGATGCAATTGAGCATGAATATGGTGGGAACCAATAG